Proteins encoded by one window of Chryseobacterium sp. POL2:
- the aceA gene encoding isocitrate lyase produces the protein MKSKQEQIQALAQDWLNNPRWKDVTRPYSAEDVLKLRGRYTLEYSIAKQMSEKLWDKLNNQDYVAGLGALTGNQAVQEVDAGLEAIYLSGWQVAADANLSGEMYPDQSLYPANSVPSVVKKINNALLRADQIQSVNGGGDKEYLVPIVADAEAGFGGNLNAFELMKQMIEAGAAGVHFEDQLSSAKKCGHLGGKVLVPTQEAINKLIAARLAADVLGVPSLIIARTDADAADLLTSDIDDRDKKFVTGERTSEGFYVVKNGVEQGIDRGLSYAPYADLIWMETSNPDLEQARQFAEAIHAKFPGKMLAYNCSPSFNWAARLSVEEMEDFREELAKMGYKFQFITLAGFHALNTAMFELALAYKERGMAGYSELQEREFALQPKGFRAVKHQSFVGTGYFDEVQRIVTNGTSATVAMKDSTEAAQFH, from the coding sequence ATGAAATCAAAACAAGAACAAATCCAAGCTTTGGCGCAAGATTGGCTGAACAATCCACGTTGGAAAGACGTTACAAGACCGTATTCTGCAGAAGATGTTTTAAAACTTAGAGGACGTTACACCTTGGAATACAGTATTGCAAAACAAATGTCAGAAAAGCTTTGGGATAAGCTTAATAATCAAGATTATGTTGCAGGCTTGGGCGCTTTGACAGGAAATCAAGCGGTGCAGGAAGTGGACGCTGGTCTGGAAGCCATCTATCTGTCGGGTTGGCAAGTGGCAGCAGATGCCAATTTGTCGGGCGAAATGTATCCCGATCAATCCTTATATCCTGCGAATTCGGTGCCGTCGGTTGTTAAAAAAATTAATAATGCTTTGTTGCGTGCAGATCAAATACAATCGGTAAATGGCGGTGGCGACAAAGAATATCTTGTACCTATTGTAGCAGATGCAGAAGCAGGTTTTGGAGGTAATCTCAACGCTTTTGAGTTGATGAAACAGATGATTGAAGCGGGTGCCGCAGGCGTTCATTTTGAAGATCAATTGTCGTCTGCCAAAAAATGTGGCCATCTTGGAGGAAAAGTTTTGGTACCGACACAAGAAGCGATTAACAAATTGATTGCGGCGCGCTTGGCAGCTGATGTTTTAGGAGTTCCGAGTTTGATTATTGCTAGAACAGATGCCGATGCTGCGGACCTTTTAACGTCGGACATTGATGATCGAGATAAAAAATTTGTGACAGGCGAACGGACTTCGGAAGGTTTTTATGTTGTGAAAAATGGCGTGGAACAAGGCATTGATCGAGGTTTGTCCTATGCGCCTTATGCCGATCTAATCTGGATGGAAACTTCAAATCCTGATTTGGAACAGGCCAGACAATTTGCGGAAGCTATTCATGCTAAATTTCCTGGAAAAATGTTGGCGTACAATTGCTCGCCTTCTTTCAATTGGGCAGCTCGGTTGAGTGTTGAAGAAATGGAAGATTTTCGAGAAGAATTGGCAAAGATGGGTTACAAATTTCAGTTTATCACATTGGCTGGTTTCCATGCGTTGAACACGGCTATGTTCGAGTTGGCTTTGGCTTATAAAGAGCGCGGCATGGCGGGGTATTCGGAGTTGCAAGAACGCGAATTTGCGTTGCAACCGAAAGGTTTTCGTGCTGTGAAGCATCAAAGTTTTGTAGGAACGGGCTATTTTGATGAAGTGCAGCGTATTGTTACCAATGGCACTTCTGCAACGGTAGCGATGAAAGATTCTACAGAAGCAGCGCAGTTTCATTAA
- the aceB gene encoding malate synthase A yields the protein MKSLNQISINSANDYESVFTESVKDFLLALHQTFNKRRLELLENRKRIQKEFDAGKLPRFLEETKEVRTANWICAPLPRDLHDRRVEITGPVDRKMIINALNSGAKIFMADFEDSNSPTWENCMQGQINLSDAISRTIDFVSPEGKSYQLNEKTAVLLVRPRGLHLDEKHILVDGEMMSASLVDFGIYFFRNAKKLLMKGSGPFFYLPKLEHYLEARWWNDVFLFSQDYLKILTGSIKATVLIETITASFQLDEILFELKEHSAGLNCGRWDYIFSYIKKFRNLPHFLVPDRDKVTMTSPFMEAYTKRVVEICHKRRVSAIGGMAAQIPVKDNPNANEEAFEKVRTDKEREVRNGHDGTWVAHPALVPVAMGVFNQYMPTPNQIHKQFNYQISESQLLEVPAGTITEKGLRKNINVSILYIESWLMGTGAAAIYNLMEDAATAEISRSQIWQWLRQSVTLEGGQVVTKELILKLENEEVENIKTYVGEQRFQNGKFGLAISLFNDMIFSKEFDEFLSIKAYPYLD from the coding sequence ATGAAAAGTTTAAATCAAATCTCAATAAATAGTGCAAATGATTATGAGTCAGTATTTACGGAAAGCGTTAAGGATTTTTTATTAGCATTGCATCAGACTTTTAATAAGCGCCGTTTAGAACTTCTCGAAAATAGAAAAAGAATTCAAAAAGAATTTGATGCCGGAAAATTACCTCGCTTTTTAGAGGAAACAAAAGAAGTGCGAACAGCAAATTGGATATGTGCGCCGCTGCCTCGCGATTTGCATGATCGCCGTGTAGAAATTACAGGCCCCGTGGATCGAAAGATGATTATTAACGCGCTGAACTCTGGAGCTAAAATTTTTATGGCGGATTTTGAAGATAGCAATTCGCCGACTTGGGAAAATTGTATGCAAGGACAAATTAATCTAAGTGACGCCATTAGCAGAACAATTGATTTTGTGTCACCCGAAGGAAAATCTTATCAGCTTAATGAAAAAACTGCAGTTTTGCTGGTGAGGCCACGCGGCTTGCATCTCGATGAAAAACATATTTTGGTTGATGGCGAAATGATGTCTGCATCTTTGGTGGATTTTGGAATTTACTTTTTCAGAAATGCTAAAAAGCTGTTGATGAAAGGTAGTGGTCCATTTTTCTATTTGCCCAAATTAGAACATTATCTTGAAGCGCGCTGGTGGAATGACGTTTTTTTGTTTTCACAAGATTATCTTAAAATCCTTACAGGAAGCATAAAAGCAACAGTTCTTATAGAAACCATTACCGCTTCTTTTCAATTGGACGAAATTTTATTTGAGCTTAAAGAACATAGTGCGGGACTCAATTGCGGTCGTTGGGATTATATTTTTTCCTATATCAAAAAGTTTAGAAATCTGCCGCATTTTTTGGTGCCAGACCGCGATAAGGTTACGATGACTTCGCCTTTTATGGAGGCATATACCAAAAGAGTTGTGGAGATTTGTCACAAAAGACGCGTTTCTGCGATTGGTGGGATGGCGGCTCAAATTCCAGTAAAAGATAATCCAAATGCTAATGAAGAAGCCTTTGAAAAAGTGAGAACCGACAAAGAGCGCGAAGTTCGTAATGGGCATGACGGTACTTGGGTAGCACATCCTGCTTTGGTACCTGTTGCGATGGGAGTTTTTAATCAATATATGCCAACGCCTAACCAAATTCATAAACAATTTAATTATCAAATTTCGGAAAGTCAACTCTTGGAAGTTCCCGCAGGAACGATTACAGAAAAAGGGCTTCGCAAAAACATCAATGTTAGCATTCTCTACATCGAATCCTGGTTGATGGGCACAGGTGCAGCGGCAATTTATAATTTGATGGAAGATGCAGCTACTGCAGAAATTTCTCGCTCCCAAATATGGCAATGGCTAAGACAGTCGGTGACGTTGGAGGGGGGACAAGTTGTTACAAAAGAATTAATTCTGAAACTCGAAAATGAAGAAGTAGAGAATATAAAAACTTATGTTGGTGAACAGCGTTTCCAAAATGGAAAGTTCGGTTTAGCAATTAGCCTTTTCAATGACATGATTTTTTCTAAAGAATTTGACGAGTTCTTAAGTATAAAAGCTTATCCATATTTGGATTAA
- a CDS encoding helix-turn-helix domain-containing protein has translation MNADSDYIRVIFGLKLRQQRQKRNWSLQDLANQTGLSKSYLNEIENGKKYPKHDKIIQVAETLGCSFDDLVSTKLDRSLAPINEILQSDVFKEIPLDLFGINRNNLIGMISEAPKKVTAFINTLIEISQNYNLGKERFFFAVLRSFQELYNNHFPEIEEKAEAFYQQYNLKPRELKSSDLENILIEDFGYQISSRDFNEFGTLQHLRSLFIPEKKNLLLNQRLDENQKTFILAKEIGFQVLDLKLRPNTYSWVDIHSFEEILNNYYASYFAGGLLIPKKELVQKTADFFDHKEWKASHFEDLIQHFTNSPETLYYRLTNILASEFGIKDLFYLCFVKKKNTHKVQILKELHLNQQQAPRSNAMNEHYCRRWVSVRNLEQLETEDTQMTDAQISHYKDFGLSYLVISTSQKNPFSDGSNRSYCLGILLNSNSLKKINFSKSDALPIVEVGVTCEHCSIGNCDVRQAPATRLDKEHFNNDMKKSIEKIRSQFLKSS, from the coding sequence ATGAATGCTGATAGCGACTATATCCGAGTAATTTTTGGTCTTAAACTAAGACAACAACGCCAGAAAAGAAATTGGTCTTTACAAGATCTTGCTAACCAAACTGGCTTGTCAAAATCTTATCTTAACGAAATCGAAAATGGTAAAAAATACCCCAAACATGACAAAATCATCCAAGTCGCAGAAACCTTAGGATGCAGTTTTGATGATTTGGTATCGACAAAACTCGACAGAAGTCTTGCGCCAATTAATGAAATTTTACAATCAGATGTATTTAAAGAAATCCCGTTGGATCTTTTCGGGATCAACCGTAATAATCTGATCGGAATGATAAGCGAAGCGCCAAAAAAAGTTACAGCTTTCATCAATACACTTATTGAAATTTCGCAGAATTATAACCTTGGAAAAGAACGTTTTTTCTTTGCAGTATTGCGCTCTTTTCAGGAATTATACAACAATCATTTCCCTGAAATCGAGGAAAAAGCTGAGGCTTTTTACCAGCAATACAACCTAAAGCCCCGTGAACTGAAATCCTCGGATTTAGAAAATATTTTAATCGAAGATTTTGGCTACCAAATAAGCTCACGAGATTTTAATGAATTTGGTACTTTGCAACATTTAAGATCTTTATTTATTCCTGAAAAAAAGAATTTATTACTCAATCAAAGGCTTGATGAAAATCAAAAAACTTTCATTTTAGCCAAAGAAATTGGATTCCAAGTTTTGGATCTAAAATTGCGCCCCAACACGTATTCTTGGGTTGACATCCATAGTTTTGAAGAAATCCTGAATAATTATTATGCTTCATATTTCGCTGGCGGATTATTGATTCCTAAAAAAGAACTGGTACAGAAAACGGCTGATTTTTTCGATCATAAAGAATGGAAAGCCTCACATTTCGAAGATTTAATTCAGCATTTCACAAATTCTCCAGAAACATTATATTATCGTTTGACTAATATTTTAGCTTCAGAATTTGGGATAAAGGACTTATTTTATTTATGTTTTGTCAAAAAGAAAAACACACATAAAGTACAGATTTTAAAAGAGTTACACCTCAACCAACAACAAGCGCCACGATCTAATGCCATGAATGAACACTATTGTCGTCGATGGGTTTCTGTAAGAAATCTGGAACAATTGGAAACTGAAGATACACAAATGACTGATGCCCAAATTTCACATTACAAAGATTTTGGACTTAGTTATCTTGTGATATCAACCTCCCAAAAAAATCCATTTTCGGACGGAAGCAACAGAAGTTATTGTCTTGGAATTTTGTTGAATAGTAATTCTCTAAAAAAAATAAATTTCTCAAAAAGTGACGCTTTGCCCATTGTTGAAGTTGGTGTCACCTGCGAACATTGCAGCATCGGCAATTGCGATGTAAGACAAGCTCCGGCGACAAGACTCGATAAAGAACATTTCAATAACGACATGAAAAAGTCCATTGAAAAAATCCGATCTCAATTTTTAAAATCATCTTAA
- a CDS encoding ComF family protein: MLLDLIFPTRCLSCDTIIPSNSILCENCEEQLSYTHFKFDSENILTQKAKLLFPVEKAFALFYFKDENLAQKLIHGLKYGNQQFIGKHLAQCIHDRIKLNEIDEIISVPLHEKKLKQRGYNQLTLFGNTLSKLYNIPVNHQFLKRNSHDKAQAQKDKTHREETKSVFSSQSSQDSKHILLIDDVFTTGNTLSSIAWEILSKNPNYRISILVIAID; encoded by the coding sequence ATGTTATTGGATTTGATTTTTCCGACGCGTTGTTTGTCTTGTGATACTATCATTCCGTCAAATTCTATATTGTGTGAAAATTGCGAAGAACAACTCAGTTACACACATTTTAAATTTGATTCTGAAAACATTTTAACACAAAAAGCCAAGCTCCTTTTTCCTGTTGAAAAAGCTTTTGCTTTGTTTTATTTTAAAGATGAAAATTTAGCTCAAAAACTAATTCACGGTCTGAAATATGGCAATCAGCAATTCATTGGAAAACATCTTGCGCAATGTATTCATGATCGAATTAAGCTGAACGAAATTGATGAAATAATCAGCGTTCCGTTGCATGAAAAAAAGCTAAAACAACGCGGTTACAACCAATTGACTTTATTTGGAAATACTTTATCAAAACTATATAATATCCCAGTAAATCATCAATTTTTAAAACGGAATTCCCACGACAAGGCGCAAGCCCAAAAAGACAAAACGCATCGCGAGGAAACGAAAAGTGTATTCAGTTCACAATCTAGTCAAGATAGCAAACACATTCTTTTAATAGATGATGTTTTCACAACAGGAAATACTTTATCGAGCATCGCATGGGAAATTTTAAGCAAAAACCCCAACTATCGCATCAGCATTTTGGTAATTGCAATAGACTAA
- the upp gene encoding uracil phosphoribosyltransferase: protein MIKELSQEFSLVNSWINDLRNVDVQQDRMKFRRNLERIGEIAAFEISKGMAQVEVEITTPLDKVKGREIAVQPVITTILRAGVPLFQGVLNYFDKADCGFVAAYRKHDVNDYFSIKQDYLTCPNLDGRPLIVADPMLATGASLIEAIKDLLTNGTPTEMHIVAAIASQQGVKAIQDAFPNAKIWVGVIDSGLTSKGYITPGLGDAGDLAYGEKLQR from the coding sequence ATGATAAAAGAATTATCCCAAGAATTTTCTTTAGTTAACTCATGGATTAATGATTTAAGAAATGTTGATGTACAACAAGACCGCATGAAGTTCCGTAGAAACTTGGAGCGCATCGGTGAGATTGCTGCTTTCGAGATTTCCAAAGGTATGGCACAAGTTGAGGTGGAGATTACAACACCTTTGGATAAAGTGAAAGGTCGCGAAATTGCGGTTCAGCCTGTTATTACAACTATTCTTAGAGCGGGAGTTCCTTTGTTTCAGGGTGTTCTTAATTATTTTGATAAAGCCGATTGTGGTTTTGTTGCAGCTTATAGAAAGCATGATGTCAACGATTATTTCTCTATAAAACAAGATTATTTGACGTGTCCAAATCTAGACGGACGTCCTCTAATTGTTGCAGATCCTATGTTGGCAACGGGAGCTTCCCTTATCGAAGCTATAAAAGATTTGCTGACCAACGGAACGCCAACAGAAATGCATATCGTAGCAGCAATTGCCAGTCAACAAGGTGTGAAAGCTATACAAGATGCTTTTCCAAATGCTAAAATTTGGGTGGGTGTTATCGATTCTGGTTTGACGTCAAAAGGTTATATCACGCCAGGTTTGGGCGATGCAGGAGATTTGGCTTACGGAGAAAAGCTTCAACGGTAA
- the der gene encoding ribosome biogenesis GTPase Der, translated as MSNIVAIVGRPNVGKSTLFNRLLERREAIVDSTAGVTRDRHYGKSDWNGVDFTVIDTGGYDIGSDDIFEEEIRKQVQLAVEEATSIIFMVNVEEGLTDTDYEVFELLRKANKPLYLVVNKVDSAKEELPATEFYQLGVEKYYTLSSATGSGTGELLDAVVADFPTTEYKDPFEGLPKITIAGRPNVGKSTLTNALLDNERNIVTDIAGTTRDSIETLYNKFGHEFVLVDTAGMRRKSRVSEDLEFYSVMRSIRSIEHSDVVILMIDATLGWESQDMNIFSLAQKNRKGVVILVNKWDLVEKETNTMRDFEAKIKDKIGMFSDIPVLFVSALTKQRILKAVEVAMQVYENRKQRIKTSKLNELMLPIMENTPPPALKGKYVKIKYCVQLPTPSPQFVFFCNLPQYVKEPYKRFVENQLRKNFDFTGVPIEIYFRQK; from the coding sequence ATGAGCAATATTGTTGCTATTGTTGGCCGACCGAATGTGGGAAAATCCACTTTATTCAACCGTTTATTAGAAAGAAGAGAAGCTATTGTAGATTCTACAGCTGGTGTTACCAGAGACCGTCACTATGGAAAATCTGATTGGAATGGTGTAGATTTTACAGTTATTGATACTGGAGGTTACGACATCGGTTCGGATGATATTTTTGAAGAAGAAATTCGTAAACAAGTACAATTGGCTGTTGAAGAAGCGACTTCCATTATTTTTATGGTTAATGTTGAAGAAGGTCTTACCGATACAGATTATGAAGTTTTTGAATTGTTGAGAAAAGCCAACAAACCTTTATATTTGGTTGTTAACAAAGTAGATTCTGCTAAAGAAGAACTTCCTGCAACCGAATTTTATCAGCTAGGAGTAGAAAAATATTATACGCTTTCTTCTGCAACAGGTTCTGGTACTGGGGAATTGCTGGATGCCGTTGTCGCGGATTTCCCAACGACAGAGTATAAAGATCCTTTCGAAGGTTTGCCAAAAATTACCATTGCTGGACGTCCAAATGTTGGTAAATCCACTTTAACAAACGCTTTGCTGGATAACGAAAGAAATATTGTAACCGACATTGCAGGTACAACGCGTGACAGTATTGAAACTTTGTATAACAAATTCGGGCACGAGTTCGTATTGGTTGATACGGCGGGAATGCGTAGAAAATCAAGAGTTTCTGAAGATTTGGAGTTTTACTCCGTAATGCGTTCTATCCGTTCTATTGAGCATTCGGATGTTGTGATTTTGATGATTGATGCAACTTTGGGTTGGGAATCGCAAGATATGAACATCTTTAGTTTGGCTCAAAAAAATAGAAAAGGCGTTGTCATTTTGGTAAACAAGTGGGACTTGGTCGAGAAAGAAACCAATACCATGCGCGATTTCGAAGCCAAAATTAAAGACAAAATCGGAATGTTCAGTGATATTCCAGTATTGTTTGTTTCAGCTCTAACCAAGCAACGTATTCTAAAAGCGGTTGAAGTAGCAATGCAAGTTTATGAAAATCGTAAACAACGCATCAAAACTTCAAAACTGAACGAATTGATGCTTCCAATCATGGAAAATACACCACCTCCAGCTTTGAAAGGTAAATATGTGAAAATCAAGTATTGTGTGCAGTTGCCAACGCCATCGCCACAATTTGTGTTTTTCTGTAATCTTCCGCAATATGTGAAAGAACCTTACAAACGATTTGTAGAGAATCAGTTGCGTAAGAACTTTGATTTTACTGGAGTTCCAATCGAGATTTATTTCAGACAAAAATAA
- a CDS encoding T9SS type A sorting domain-containing protein, translated as MAEFDYYTGDQLDSLGIVVLGTSDFDIIAETGWDIETEILYLSGAEMFGTLLENPTPNTWYHITTTFNTNTGEIKARVNNEPIVRGFADVELLPEIFDYSSIMGSTIAIDNVVVSAKSTDVLTTGEHSATSKSTRIYPNPVRDNIKISTKKNIAESRIIDFSGKTLLSFGNQKSLNVQSLTPGTYILTIKYDDNSQETLKLIKKQSYHN; from the coding sequence GTGGCTGAATTCGATTATTATACTGGAGACCAACTGGATAGCCTTGGAATCGTTGTACTTGGCACTTCCGATTTTGATATTATTGCAGAAACTGGATGGGATATAGAAACTGAAATCCTTTATCTTTCTGGTGCAGAAATGTTTGGAACTTTGTTAGAAAACCCAACGCCAAACACTTGGTATCATATAACAACAACTTTCAACACCAATACTGGCGAAATAAAAGCTCGTGTCAACAACGAGCCTATTGTTAGGGGTTTTGCAGATGTAGAATTGCTTCCAGAAATCTTCGATTATTCATCGATTATGGGGTCAACAATTGCTATTGACAACGTCGTGGTATCTGCCAAATCTACAGATGTGCTAACTACTGGAGAACATTCTGCAACATCAAAATCTACTCGTATTTATCCCAATCCTGTTCGTGATAACATAAAAATTTCTACTAAAAAGAACATCGCGGAAAGTAGAATTATTGATTTTTCTGGAAAAACACTTCTTAGTTTTGGAAATCAAAAAAGTCTCAATGTACAATCTCTAACTCCGGGTACATATATTCTCACAATAAAGTATGACGATAATAGCCAAGAAACGCTTAAACTAATCAAAAAACAATCATACCATAATTAA
- a CDS encoding heme-binding domain-containing protein, whose protein sequence is MKKIITVLLVAFIMIQFFPIDKTNPEINPKMDFVNTKQPPVAIAKILKTSCYDCHSNETRYPWYASIAPSSWFLKKHIDEGRKKLNFSTWATYEPKRQLHKLDENIEMLEKDEMPLESYILGHPDAKLTTESKKLLIEYFRQIQRDTKEANPIL, encoded by the coding sequence ATGAAAAAAATAATCACAGTCCTTTTGGTGGCATTTATAATGATTCAGTTTTTCCCAATTGACAAAACCAATCCTGAAATAAATCCTAAAATGGATTTTGTGAACACCAAACAACCTCCTGTTGCCATTGCAAAAATTCTGAAAACCTCTTGCTACGATTGCCATTCTAACGAAACACGTTATCCTTGGTACGCGAGTATTGCGCCCTCTTCATGGTTTTTGAAAAAACATATTGACGAGGGTCGAAAAAAACTAAACTTTTCAACTTGGGCAACTTATGAGCCAAAACGCCAACTTCATAAATTAGATGAAAATATCGAAATGCTGGAAAAAGACGAAATGCCTTTGGAATCTTATATTTTGGGACATCCTGATGCCAAGTTAACGACAGAATCCAAAAAATTATTAATCGAATATTTTCGACAGATTCAAAGAGATACAAAAGAGGCAAATCCTATACTGTGA
- a CDS encoding thiol-disulfide oxidoreductase DCC family protein — MKNLESISEKHSIVFYDGDCGFCNYWVQWILKCDKKDQFLFASLQSDLGQDFLKQRHLNLKDFDTIYLWKPKHYYLKKSDAAIQIAADLSIFYELLKLGKIIPKFIRDGLYDIIAARRKKLMKAFCTLPSDKDKKKFLN, encoded by the coding sequence ATGAAAAACCTCGAATCTATTAGCGAGAAGCACTCCATCGTTTTTTACGATGGCGATTGCGGTTTTTGTAATTATTGGGTGCAATGGATTTTGAAGTGCGACAAAAAAGATCAGTTTCTTTTTGCTTCGTTACAGTCAGATTTAGGTCAAGATTTTTTAAAACAAAGACATCTTAACCTTAAAGATTTTGACACGATTTATCTTTGGAAACCCAAACATTATTATTTAAAAAAATCCGATGCCGCAATACAAATCGCTGCGGATCTATCTATTTTTTATGAATTATTAAAACTCGGAAAGATCATACCAAAATTTATACGAGATGGTTTGTATGACATTATTGCTGCACGAAGAAAAAAATTAATGAAAGCATTCTGTACACTGCCTTCAGATAAAGACAAAAAGAAATTTTTGAACTAA